In the Arachis ipaensis cultivar K30076 chromosome B10, Araip1.1, whole genome shotgun sequence genome, one interval contains:
- the LOC107622471 gene encoding isoliquiritigenin 2'-O-methyltransferase: MNMMSSITTKEEYDDAFTKAASFAFAQVFPAILNAAVDMNLFDIISKSESPLGMSASEIASKIPKQHSEMGSRLERMLPSLVARSLLTCSIRTINEDGDTERVYAVSPVGQYYTSSHHDEQGGSWIAMSTVSYQGYRHLWTDTKDAILDANNHNHFQKMYGKMAFEYMETDTELGNLFGQAMAQAGSLGLKQLLNAYKGFEGISTLVDVGGGYGQTLKQILLQYPSIKAINFDLPHVVKNAPPHPGIEHIGGDMFKSVPKADAILLKHVCHNWEDEECVKFLRNCYEALPPHGKVIVLDALLPEIPKSTSFKDTQAVDLDFLMFLVHGGKERTQKQFEKLCKTSGFSRFQVACNDSSNVVAVMELYK; encoded by the exons ATGAATATGATGAGTTCAATAACCACCAAGGAGGAGTACGATGATGCTTTCACCAAAGCTGCTTCCTTCGCATTTGCTCAGGTGTTTCCTGCAATCTTGAACGCTGCTGTTGATATGAACTTGTTTGATATCATATCAAAGTCAGAGAGTCCATTAGGCATGTCAGCTTCTGAGATTGCATCTAAGATTCCAAAGCAACACAGTGAAATGGGTAGCAGACTTGAACGCATGCTGCCATCATTGGTGGCTCGTTCTCTTCTGACTTGCTCCATTCGCACCATTAATGAAGATGGTGACACTGAAAGAGTTTATGCAGTTTCTCCTGTTGGACAATACTATACAAGTAGTCATCATGATGAACAAGGAGGCTCCTGGATTGCAATGTCAACTGTAAGCTACCAAGGTTACCGTCATCTTTG GACAGATACAAAAGATGCAATATTGGATGCTAACAATCACAATCATTTCCAAAAAATGTACGGAAAGATGGCATTTGAATATATGGAGACAGACACAGAGTTAGGTAACCTTTTCGGACAAGCAATGGCACAAGCTGGGTCTTTAGGATTGAAACAACTTCTTAATGCATATAAAGGCTTTGAGGGAATATCAACTTTAGTTGATGTTGGAGGTGGATATGGACAAACTTTGAAACAAATTCTCTTGCAATATCCATCAATTAAAGCAATTAATTTTGATTTGCCTCATGTTGTTAAAAACGCACCCCCTCATCCAG GGATAGAGCATATCGGAGGAGACATGTTTAAAAGTGTTCCAAAAGCTGATGCCATTTTACTCAAG CATGTATGTCATAACTGGGAAGATGAAGAATGTGTCAAGTTTTTAAGAAACTGCTATGAAGCTTTGCCACCACATGGGAAGGTCATAGTTTTGGATGCTTTATTGCCAGAAATTCCAAAATCAACATCGTTTAAGGATACACAGGCTGTGGATCTCGATTTTCTTATGTTTCTAGTTCACGGTGGAAAGGAAAGAACCCAAAAACAATTTGAGAAATTATGCAAGACCTCAGGATTTTCACGATTTCAGGTTGCTTGCAATGATTCCTCAAATGTCGTTGCAGTCATGGAGCTTTACAAATAA
- the LOC107622472 gene encoding isoliquiritigenin 2'-O-methyltransferase isoform X2, protein MNMMSSITTKEDYDDAFTKAASFAFAQVFPAILNAAVDMNLFDIISKAETSLGMSASEIASKIPKQHSEMGSRLERMLPSLVARSLLTCSIRTINEDGDTERVYTVSPVGQYYTSHEQRGSLAAMSTLVYRGYRHLWKDTKDAILDANNHNHFQRMYGKMAFEYMETDRELGNLFGEAMSQAGPLGVKSILDAYKGGFDGISTLVDVGGGYGQVLKQILFQYPSIQKAINFDLPHVVKNAPPHPGIEHIGGDMFESVPKGDAILLKHVCHNWGDEECVKFLRKCYEALPADGKVIVLEILVPEIPKSTSKDIYAVDMDYGMFLVHGGKERTEKQYEKLCKRSGFSRFKVACNDSSAIDAVMEFYK, encoded by the exons ATGAATATGATGAGTTCAATAACCACCAAGGAGGATTACGATGATGCTTTCACCAAAGCTGCTTCCTTCGCATTTGCTCAGGTCTTTCCTGCAATTTTGAATGCTGCTGTTGATATGAACTTGTTTGATATCATATCAAAGGCAGAGACTTCATTAGGCATGTCAGCTTCTGAGATTGCATCTAAGATTCCAAAACAACACAGTGAGATGGGCAGCAGACTTGAACGCATGCTGCCATCATTGGTGGCTCGTTCTCTTCTGACGTGCTCCATTCGCACCATTAATGAAGACGGTGACACTGAAAGAGTTTATACAGTTTCTCCTGTTGGACAGTACTATACTAGTCATGAACAACGAGGCTCCTTGGCTGCAATGTCAACTTTAGTCTATCGAGGATACCGTCATCTTTG GAAAGATACAAAAGATGCAATATTGGATGCTAACAATCACAACCATTTCCAAAGAATGTATGGAAAGATGGCATTTGAATATATGGAAACAGACAGAGAGTTAGGTAACCTTTTCGGAGAAGCAATGTCTCAAGCAGGGCCTTTAGGAGTGAAATCAATCCTTGATGCATATAAAGGAGGCTTTGATGGAATATCAACGTTAGTTGATGTTGGAGGTGGATATGGACAAGTCCTCAAACAAATTCTCTTCCAATATCCATCAATTCAAAAAGCAATTAATTTTGATTTGCCTCATGTTGTGAAAAACGCACCCCCTCATCCAG GGATAGAGCATATCGGGGGAGACATGTTTGAAAGTGTTCCAAAGGGAGACGCCATTTTGCTCAAG CACGTATGTCATAACTGGGGAGATGAAGAATGTGTCAAGTTTTTGAGAAAGTGCTACGAAGCTTTGCCAGCAGATGGGAAGGTTATAGTTTTGGAAATTTTAGTGCCAGAAATTCCCAAGTCAACATCAAAGGATATTTATGCTGTGGACATGGATTACGGTATGTTTCTAGTTCATGGTGGAAAGGAAAGAACCGAGAAACAATATGAGAAATTATGCAAGAGGTCGGGATTTTCAAGATTTAAGGTTGCTTGCAATGATTCAAGTGCCATTGATGCAGTGATGGAGTTTTACAAATAA
- the LOC107622473 gene encoding isoliquiritigenin 2'-O-methyltransferase: protein MSSSNNNSQKEVYHDDFTKAASLAFAQVFSSILEAAIDMNLFDIISKAESSLGMSASEIASKIPKQHSEMGSRLERMLPSLVARSLLSCSIRTINEDGDTERVYAVSPVGQYFRPSHDQSENSLAAMSTLFYRGYRHVWKDTKDAILDANNHNHFQRMYGKMAFEYMETDRELCNLFGEAMSQVGPLGVKSILDAYKGGFDGISTLVDVGGGYGQVLKQILFQYPSIQKAINFDLPHVVKNAPPHPGIEHIGGDMFESVPKGDAILIKHVCHNWGDEECVKFLRKCHEALPADGKVIVLEILVPEIPKSTSKDICAVDMDYSMFLVHGGKERTEKQYEKLCKRSGFSRFKVACNDSSAIDAVMEFYK, encoded by the exons ATGAGTTCCAGCAATAATAATTCCCAGAAGGAGGTTTACCATGATGATTTCACTAAAGCAGCTTCATTAGCATTTGCTCAAGTGTTTTCTTCAATCTTGGAGGCTGCTATTGATATGAACTTGTTTGATATCATATCAAAGGCAGAGAGTTCGTTAGGCATGTCTGCTTCTGAGATTGCATCTAAGATTCCAAAGCAACACAGTGAGATGGGTAGCAGACTTGAACGCATGCTGCCATCTTTGGTGGCTCGTTCTCTTCTCTCTTGCTCCATTCGCACCATTAATGAAGACGGTGACACTGAGAGGGTTTATGCAGTTTCCCCTGTTGGACAATACTTCAGACCTAGTCATGATCAATCGGAAAACTCCTTGGCTGCAATGTCAACTTTATTCTATCGAGGATATCGTCATGTTTG GAAAGATACGAAAGATGCAATATTGGATGCTAACAATCACAACCATTTCCAAAGAATGTATGGAAAGATGGCATTTGAATATATGGAAACAGACAGAGAGTTATGTAACCTTTTCGGAGAAGCAATGTCTCAAGTAGGGCCTTTAGGAGTGAAATCAATCCTTGATGCATATAAAGGTGGCTTTGATGGAATATCAACGTTAGTTGATGTAGGAGGTGGATATGGACAAGTCCTCAAACAAATTCTCTTCCAATATCCATCAATTCAAAAAGCAATTAATTTTGATTTGCCTCATGTTGTGAAAAACGCACCCCCTCATCCAG GGATAGAGCATATCGGGGGAGACATGTTTGAAAGTGTTCCAAAAGGTGATGCCATTTTGATCAAG CATGTATGTCATAACTGGGGAGATGAAGAATGTGTGAAGTTTTTGAGAAAGTGCCACGAAGCTTTGCCAGCGGATGGGAAGGTTATAGTTTTGGAAATTTTGGTGCCAGAAATTCCCAAGTCGACATCAAAGGATATTTGTGCTGTGGACATGGATTACAGTATGTTTCTAGTTCATGGTGGAAAGGAAAGAACCGAGAAACAATATGAGAAATTATGCAAGAGGTCAGGATTTTCCAGATTTAAGGTTGCTTGCAATGATTCAAGTGCCATTGATGCAGTGATGGAGTTTTACAAATAA
- the LOC107622470 gene encoding isoliquiritigenin 2'-O-methyltransferase-like isoform X1: protein MMSSTTNNNNNSKEDYDDAFTKAASFAFAQVFPAILNAAIDMNLFDIISKAESSLGMSASDIASKIPKQHSEMGSRLERMLPSLVARSLLTCSIRTINEDGDTERVYAISPVGQYYTSNHHDEQGGSCIALSTLFYRGYRHVWTDTKDAILDANNHNHFQKVYGKMAFEYMETDTELGNLFGQAMSQAGPLELKQVLNAYKGFEGISTLVDVGGGYGQILKQILLQYPSIKAINFDLPHVVKNAPPHPGIEHIGGDMFKTVPKADAILLKHVCHNWKDEECVKVLRNCYEALPPHGKVIVLDTLLPEIPKSTSFKDTQAVDLDFLMFLVLGGKERTQKQFEKLCKISGFSRFQVACNDSSNILAVMEFYK, encoded by the exons ATGATGAGTTCCACcaccaataataacaataattccAAGGAGGATTACGATGATGCTTTCACCAAAGCTGCTTCCTTCGCATTTGCTCAGGTGTTTCCTGCAATCTTGAACGCTGCTATTGACATGAACTTGTTTGATATCATATCAAAGGCAGAGAGTTCGTTAGGCATGTCAGCTTCTGATATTGCATCCAAGATTCCAAAGCAACACAGTGAGATGGGTAGCAGACTTGAACGCATGCTGCCATCATTGGTGGCTCGTTCTCTTCTGACTTGCTCCATTCGCACCATTAATGAAGATGGTGACACTGAAAGAGTTTATGCAATTTCTCCTGTTGGACAATACTATACAAGTAATCATCACGATGAACAAGGAGGCTCCTGTATTGCATTGTCAACTTTATTCTATCGAGGATATCGTCATGTTTG GACAGATACAAAGGATGCAATATTGGATGCTAACAATCACAATCATTTCCAAAAAGTGTACGGAAAGATGGCCTTTGAATATATGGAGACAGACACAGAGTTAGGTAACCTTTTCGGGCAAGCAATGTCACAAGCTGGGCCTTTAGAATTGAAACAAGTTCTTAATGCATATAAAGGCTTTGAGGGAATATCAACCTTAGTTGATGTAGGAGGTGGATATGGACAAATCTTGAAACAAATTCTCTTGCAATATCCATCAATTAAAGCAATTAATTTTGATCTGCCTCATGTTGTTAAAAACGCACCCCCTCATCCAG GGATAGAGCATATCGGAGGAGACATGTTTAAAACTGTTCCAAAAGCTGATGCCATTTTACTCAAG CATGTATGTCATAATTGGAAAGATGAAGAATGTGTCAAGGTTTTAAGAAACTGCTATGAAGCTTTGCCACCACATGGGAAGGTCATAGTTTTGGATACTTTATTGCCAGAAATTCCGAAATCAACATCGTTTAAGGATACTCAGGCTGTGGATCTCGATTTTCTTATGTTTCTAGTTCTCGGTGGAAAGGAAAGAACCCAAAAACAATTTGAGAAATTATGCAAGATCTCAGGATTTTCCCGATTTCAGGTTGCTTGCAATGATTCCTCAAATATCCTTGCAGTCATGGAGTTTTACAAATAA
- the LOC107622472 gene encoding isoliquiritigenin 2'-O-methyltransferase isoform X1 codes for MSSSNNNSQEEVYDDAFTKASSVALVQVFSSVLEAAVDMNLFDIISKAESSLGMSASEIASKIPKQHSEMGSRLERMLPSLVAHSLLSCSIRTINEDGDTERVYAVSPVGQYFRRSHDQSENSLAALSALIYRGYRHVWKDTKDAILDANNHNHFQRMYGKMAFEYMETDRELGNLFGEAMSQAGPLGVKSILDAYKGGFDGISTLVDVGGGYGQVLKQILFQYPSIQKAINFDLPHVVKNAPPHPGIEHIGGDMFESVPKGDAILLKHVCHNWGDEECVKFLRKCYEALPADGKVIVLEILVPEIPKSTSKDIYAVDMDYGMFLVHGGKERTEKQYEKLCKRSGFSRFKVACNDSSAIDAVMEFYK; via the exons ATGAGTTCCAGCAATAATAATTCCCAGGAGGAGGTTTACGATGATGCTTTCACTAAAGCTTCTTCAGTAGCACTTGTTCAAGTGTTTTCTTCAGTCTTGGAGGCTGCTGTTGATATGAACTTGTTTGATATCATATCAAAGGCAGAGAGCTCGTTAGGCATGTCAGCTTCTGAGATTGCGTCTAAGATTCCAAAGCAACACAGTGAGATGGGTAGCAGACTTGAACGCATGCTGCCATCTTTGGTGGCTCATTCTCTTCTCTCTTGCTCCATTCGCACCATTAATGAAGACGGTGACACCGAAAGGGTTTATGCAGTTTCCCCTGTTGGACAATACTTTAGACGTAGTCATGATCAATCGGAAAACTCCTTGGCTGCACTCTCAGCTTTAATCTATCGAGGATATCGTCATGTTTG GAAAGATACAAAAGATGCAATATTGGATGCTAACAATCACAACCATTTCCAAAGAATGTATGGAAAGATGGCATTTGAATATATGGAAACAGACAGAGAGTTAGGTAACCTTTTCGGAGAAGCAATGTCTCAAGCAGGGCCTTTAGGAGTGAAATCAATCCTTGATGCATATAAAGGAGGCTTTGATGGAATATCAACGTTAGTTGATGTTGGAGGTGGATATGGACAAGTCCTCAAACAAATTCTCTTCCAATATCCATCAATTCAAAAAGCAATTAATTTTGATTTGCCTCATGTTGTGAAAAACGCACCCCCTCATCCAG GGATAGAGCATATCGGGGGAGACATGTTTGAAAGTGTTCCAAAGGGAGACGCCATTTTGCTCAAG CACGTATGTCATAACTGGGGAGATGAAGAATGTGTCAAGTTTTTGAGAAAGTGCTACGAAGCTTTGCCAGCAGATGGGAAGGTTATAGTTTTGGAAATTTTAGTGCCAGAAATTCCCAAGTCAACATCAAAGGATATTTATGCTGTGGACATGGATTACGGTATGTTTCTAGTTCATGGTGGAAAGGAAAGAACCGAGAAACAATATGAGAAATTATGCAAGAGGTCGGGATTTTCAAGATTTAAGGTTGCTTGCAATGATTCAAGTGCCATTGATGCAGTGATGGAGTTTTACAAATAA
- the LOC107622470 gene encoding isoliquiritigenin 2'-O-methyltransferase-like isoform X2, whose translation MMSSTTNNNNNSKEDYDDAFTKAASFAFAQVFPAILNAAIDMNLFDIISKAESSLGMSASDIASKIPKQHSEMGSRLERMLPSLVARSLLTCSIRTINEDGDTERVYAISPVGQYYTSNHHDEQRGSLIALSTLNYQGHRHLWTDTKDAILDANNHNHFQKVYGKMAFEYMETDTELGNLFGQAMSQAGPLELKQVLNAYKGFEGISTLVDVGGGYGQILKQILLQYPSIKAINFDLPHVVKNAPPHPGIEHIGGDMFKTVPKADAILLKHVCHNWKDEECVKVLRNCYEALPPHGKVIVLDTLLPEIPKSTSFKDTQAVDLDFLMFLVLGGKERTQKQFEKLCKISGFSRFQVACNDSSNILAVMEFYK comes from the exons ATGATGAGTTCCACcaccaataataacaataattccAAGGAGGATTACGATGATGCTTTCACCAAAGCTGCTTCCTTCGCATTTGCTCAGGTGTTTCCTGCAATCTTGAACGCTGCTATTGACATGAACTTGTTTGATATCATATCAAAGGCAGAGAGTTCGTTAGGCATGTCAGCTTCTGATATTGCATCCAAGATTCCAAAGCAACACAGTGAGATGGGTAGCAGACTTGAACGCATGCTGCCATCATTGGTGGCTCGTTCTCTTCTGACTTGCTCCATTCGCACCATTAATGAAGATGGTGACACTGAAAGAGTTTATGCAATTTCTCCTGTTGGACAATACTATACAAGTAATCATCATGATGAACAACGAGGCTCCTTGATTGCACTGTCAACTTTAAACTACCAAGGGCACCGTCATCTTTG GACAGATACAAAGGATGCAATATTGGATGCTAACAATCACAATCATTTCCAAAAAGTGTACGGAAAGATGGCCTTTGAATATATGGAGACAGACACAGAGTTAGGTAACCTTTTCGGGCAAGCAATGTCACAAGCTGGGCCTTTAGAATTGAAACAAGTTCTTAATGCATATAAAGGCTTTGAGGGAATATCAACCTTAGTTGATGTAGGAGGTGGATATGGACAAATCTTGAAACAAATTCTCTTGCAATATCCATCAATTAAAGCAATTAATTTTGATCTGCCTCATGTTGTTAAAAACGCACCCCCTCATCCAG GGATAGAGCATATCGGAGGAGACATGTTTAAAACTGTTCCAAAAGCTGATGCCATTTTACTCAAG CATGTATGTCATAATTGGAAAGATGAAGAATGTGTCAAGGTTTTAAGAAACTGCTATGAAGCTTTGCCACCACATGGGAAGGTCATAGTTTTGGATACTTTATTGCCAGAAATTCCGAAATCAACATCGTTTAAGGATACTCAGGCTGTGGATCTCGATTTTCTTATGTTTCTAGTTCTCGGTGGAAAGGAAAGAACCCAAAAACAATTTGAGAAATTATGCAAGATCTCAGGATTTTCCCGATTTCAGGTTGCTTGCAATGATTCCTCAAATATCCTTGCAGTCATGGAGTTTTACAAATAA
- the LOC107622469 gene encoding isoliquiritigenin 2'-O-methyltransferase-like, which yields MNMMSSITTKEDYDDAFTKAASFAFAQVFPAILNAAVDMNLFDIISKAESSLGMSASEIASKIPKQHSEMGSRLERMLPSLVARSLLTCSIRTINEDGDTERVYAVSPVGQYYTSNHHDEQGGSCIALSTLFYRGYRHVWKDMKDAILDANNHNHFQRMYGKMAFEYMETDRELCNLFGEAMSQVGPLGVKSILDAYKGGFDGISTLVDVGGGYGQVLKQILFQYPSIQKAINFDLPHVVKNAPPHPGIEHMGGDMFKTVPKGDAILLKHVCHSWEDEECVKVLRNCYEALPPHGKVIVMDALLPEIPKSTSFKDTQAVDLDFLMFLVSGGKERAEKQFEKLCKTSGFSRFQVACNDSSNVFAVMEFYK from the exons ATGAATATGATGAGTTCAATAACCACCAAG GAGGATTACGATGATGCTTTCACCAAAGCTGCTTCATTCGCATTTGCTCAGGTGTTTCCTGCAATCTTGAACGCTGCTGTTGATATGAACTTGTTTGATATCATATCAAAGGCAGAGAGTTCGTTAGGCATGTCAGCTTCTGAGATTGCATCTAAGATTCCAAAGCAACACAGTGAGATGGGTAGCAGACTTGAACGCATGCTGCCATCATTGGTGGCTCGTTCTCTTCTGACTTGCTCCATTCGCACCATTAATGAAGATGGTGACACTGAAAGAGTTTATGCAGTTTCTCCTGTTGGACAATACTATACAAGTAATCATCACGATGAACAAGGAGGCTCCTGTATTGCATTGTCAACTTTATTCTATCGAGGATATCGTCATGTTTG GAAAGATATGAAAGATGCAATATTGGATGCTAACAATCACAACCACTTCCAAAGAATGTATGGAAAGATGGCATTTGAATATATGGAAACAGACAGAGAGTTATGTAACCTTTTCGGAGAAGCAATGTCTCAAGTAGGGCCTTTAGGAGTGAAATCAATCCTTGATGCATATAAAGGAGGCTTTGATGGAATATCAACGTTAGTTGATGTTGGAGGTGGATATGGACAAGTCCTCAAACAAATTCTCTTCCAATATCCATCAATTCAAAAAGCAATTAATTTTGATTTGCCTCATGTTGTGAAAAACGCACCCCCTCATCCAG GGATAGAGCATATGGGAGGAGACATGTTTAAAACTGTTCCAAAAGGTGATGCCATTTTACTCAAG CATGTATGTCATAGCTGGGAAGATGAAGAATGTGTGAAGGTTTTAAGAAACTGCTATGAAGCGTTGCCACCACATGGGAAGGTCATAGTTATGGATGCTTTATTGCCAGAAATTCCGAAATCAACATCGTTTAAGGATACACAGGCTGTGGATCTCGATTTTCTTATGTTTCTAGTTTCCGGTGGAAAGGAAAGAGCCGAAAAACAATTTGAGAAATTATGCAAGACCTCAGGATTTTCCCGATTTCAGGTTGCTTGCAATGATTCCTCAAATGTCTTTGCAGTCATGGAGTTTTACAAATAA